The Nitrosomonas cryotolerans ATCC 49181 genome includes a window with the following:
- the guaB gene encoding IMP dehydrogenase, producing the protein MQLIQKALTFDDVLLLPAHSTVLPRDVSLSTKLTRTISLNIPLVSAAMDTVTEARLAIAMAQAGGIGIVHKNMPIKSQAKHVAQVKRFESGVVKDPITIPQDMTVREVLELIHLHKISGLPVVTGTQLVGIVTNRDLRFETKLDQTIKNIMTPKNRLVTVKEGATRAEAMALLHQHRLERVLVVNENFELRGLITVKDIIKTSEHPCASKDDQERLRVGAAIGVGEGSDERTEALVEAGADVIVVDTAHGHSQSVLKRIEWVKKRFSHIQVIGGNIATATAARAMVDHGVDAVKVGIGPGSICTTRIVAGVGVPQITAIHNVSEALRGTGVPIIADGGIRYSGDVAKAIAAGASSIMLGGLFAGTTESPGEIELFKGRSYKSYRGMGSLSAMEQGSSDRYFQEAEQKNSNKLVPEGVEGRVPYKGSITSVIHQLTGGMRSSMGYLGCSTIEEMHTKAEFVEITSAGIRESHVHDVQITKEAPNYHVD; encoded by the coding sequence ATGCAATTGATTCAAAAAGCACTCACCTTCGACGATGTTCTATTGCTCCCCGCCCATTCAACGGTTTTACCGCGGGATGTAAGCCTGAGCACTAAACTGACACGAACAATTTCCCTGAATATTCCACTCGTATCCGCCGCAATGGATACCGTCACTGAGGCACGACTTGCTATTGCAATGGCACAAGCAGGTGGCATCGGCATCGTTCACAAGAACATGCCGATAAAATCCCAGGCAAAGCATGTGGCGCAAGTCAAACGTTTTGAAAGTGGCGTGGTTAAAGATCCCATTACTATCCCTCAGGATATGACCGTACGTGAAGTACTTGAACTTATCCATTTACACAAGATTTCAGGACTGCCCGTTGTAACTGGCACCCAATTGGTCGGCATTGTTACGAATCGAGATCTTCGTTTTGAAACCAAGCTAGATCAGACGATTAAGAATATCATGACGCCAAAAAACCGGTTGGTCACGGTCAAAGAAGGGGCAACTCGTGCTGAAGCCATGGCACTATTGCATCAACACCGGCTAGAAAGAGTCCTGGTAGTTAACGAGAATTTTGAACTACGTGGCTTGATTACTGTAAAAGATATTATCAAGACATCGGAACATCCTTGTGCCAGCAAGGATGACCAAGAACGATTACGCGTCGGTGCTGCCATCGGTGTTGGCGAAGGCAGTGATGAACGTACAGAAGCACTGGTCGAAGCTGGAGCGGATGTCATTGTTGTTGATACCGCACATGGGCATTCCCAAAGTGTACTTAAACGAATAGAGTGGGTTAAAAAACGCTTCTCACACATTCAGGTTATTGGCGGCAATATTGCAACAGCAACAGCGGCTAGAGCGATGGTTGACCATGGAGTTGACGCTGTGAAAGTCGGAATTGGACCTGGCTCGATTTGCACCACACGCATTGTCGCAGGTGTCGGCGTGCCACAAATCACTGCCATTCACAATGTATCCGAAGCATTAAGAGGAACCGGTGTGCCGATCATTGCCGATGGTGGTATCCGTTATTCTGGCGATGTTGCTAAAGCAATAGCAGCAGGCGCTAGTTCCATTATGCTAGGCGGTTTATTTGCTGGAACAACCGAATCACCCGGAGAAATCGAGTTATTTAAAGGACGGTCGTATAAAAGCTATCGCGGCATGGGTTCACTCTCTGCTATGGAGCAAGGATCCAGCGATCGTTATTTTCAGGAAGCTGAACAAAAAAACAGCAATAAATTAGTACCTGAAGGTGTGGAAGGTCGCGTTCCGTACAAGGGCAGTATTACTTCAGTTATCCATCAGCTTACAGGTGGTATGCGTTCCAGCATGGGTTATCTGGGATGTAGCACAATTGAAGAAATGCATACTAAAGCCGAGTTCGTTGAGATCACTTCTGCTGGTATCCGTGAATCGCACGTGCATGACGTACAAATCACTAAAGAAGCACCTAACTATCACGTTGATTAG
- a CDS encoding alkene reductase — translation MNTVATILSAIQVGPYTLENRVIMAPLTRSRAGQGNMPTALNVHYYTQRASAGLIITEATQVSLEGVGYPLTPGIHNAEQVAGWRRVTDSVHAKGGRIFLQLWHVGRISHPSLQPNGALPLAPSEIRPGGQAFTYAGLKDFVTPRALKLAEIPTIVEQFRKSAANALTAGFDGVEIHGANGYLLDQFLRDGTNQRLDAYGGSIKNRVRLVLEVTEAVCSVWGANRVGIRLSPLTAFNDMRDSCPEETFSFAVRELNRFGLAYLHITEMGKDKPGAAGPTFDLIKLRHIWKGPYMTNGGYDLESANAVLAQGAADMVAFGTLFIANPDLPLRFAEHAPLNVPDPETFYGGDEKGYTDYPYLDD, via the coding sequence TTGAATACCGTCGCCACTATTCTGTCTGCGATTCAGGTTGGCCCTTATACATTAGAAAACCGGGTAATTATGGCCCCGCTGACACGTAGCCGGGCAGGACAAGGGAACATGCCAACAGCGCTGAATGTTCATTATTATACGCAGCGTGCGAGTGCTGGTTTAATCATTACAGAAGCAACACAGGTATCATTAGAAGGGGTAGGGTATCCCTTAACGCCGGGTATTCATAATGCTGAGCAAGTGGCAGGGTGGCGGCGCGTGACTGATTCAGTGCATGCCAAGGGTGGACGAATATTCTTACAATTATGGCACGTTGGGAGAATCTCACATCCTTCTTTGCAGCCGAACGGGGCATTGCCACTGGCACCTTCAGAGATTCGACCAGGAGGACAGGCATTTACTTATGCGGGACTTAAAGATTTTGTAACGCCTCGGGCGCTTAAGCTAGCAGAGATTCCCACTATTGTTGAGCAGTTTCGCAAGAGTGCGGCCAATGCATTGACTGCTGGTTTTGACGGAGTAGAAATTCACGGGGCCAATGGGTATTTGTTAGACCAGTTTTTACGTGATGGCACGAATCAGCGTTTGGATGCCTACGGCGGCTCGATCAAAAATCGAGTGCGATTGGTGCTCGAAGTCACTGAAGCAGTTTGTTCTGTATGGGGAGCGAACCGTGTTGGTATTCGATTATCACCCTTGACAGCCTTTAATGACATGCGTGATTCTTGTCCAGAGGAAACGTTTAGCTTCGCAGTGAGGGAGCTCAATCGCTTTGGTTTAGCTTATTTGCATATAACCGAAATGGGTAAGGATAAGCCGGGTGCAGCTGGTCCGACGTTTGATTTGATTAAACTGCGCCATATTTGGAAAGGTCCCTATATGACTAATGGCGGCTATGATCTTGAGTCTGCGAATGCGGTATTGGCGCAGGGTGCGGCCGATATGGTTGCGTTTGGTACTTTATTTATCGCTAATCCCGATCTGCCGCTGCGCTTTGCAGAACATGCCCCGCTTAATGTGCCCGATCCAGAGACATTTTACGGTGGTGATGAAAAAGGTTATACGGACTATCCATATTTAGATGATTGA
- a CDS encoding YceH family protein translates to MTICSALPVLSLLETRVLAVLAEKQYTVPDTYPLTLNTLVTGCNQRTSRDPIMNASQVEIQIAIDNLKHMSLVIESSGGRAARFAHNLKPVLQIPIQSAALMTTLMLRGPQTAGELRINSERLHKFADISSVESFLAELAERTAGALVMELPRQPGSRENRWMHLLSGTSGIEEYKMMMTQTADPVIAIDEIAVLKADMARLSSEVSALRKIIAKLCTELDITIDD, encoded by the coding sequence ATGACAATATGTTCTGCGCTTCCTGTACTTTCTTTGCTTGAAACGCGGGTCCTGGCTGTGTTGGCTGAGAAACAATACACAGTACCAGACACTTATCCGCTGACATTAAATACGTTGGTGACGGGTTGTAATCAGAGAACCAGTCGTGATCCGATTATGAATGCTTCTCAGGTAGAGATTCAGATAGCTATTGATAATTTAAAGCATATGTCGCTGGTTATTGAATCAAGTGGAGGACGGGCGGCTCGTTTTGCACACAACCTGAAACCGGTATTGCAGATTCCTATACAGTCGGCTGCTCTGATGACGACACTGATGTTGCGAGGTCCGCAGACAGCGGGGGAATTGCGTATTAATAGTGAAAGATTGCACAAATTTGCTGATATTTCTTCGGTTGAGAGTTTTTTAGCAGAGCTGGCTGAACGTACAGCAGGTGCTCTAGTGATGGAATTGCCGCGCCAGCCTGGTTCGCGCGAAAATCGTTGGATGCATTTGCTTTCCGGTACGTCTGGTATCGAAGAATATAAGATGATGATGACGCAGACAGCAGACCCGGTAATCGCTATAGATGAAATAGCTGTGCTTAAAGCAGATATGGCTAGGTTGTCATCTGAAGTCAGTGCCTTACGCAAGATAATCGCTAAATTGTGTACAGAATTGGATATTACCATCGATGATTAA
- the tnpA gene encoding IS200/IS605 family transposase, translated as MQVNNDVRTGRYCVFNLHVHLVFVTKYRRDVFSGRVLIDLEEIFKNVCLDFEAELVEFNGEHDHIHLLVNYPPKIAISNLVNSLKGVSSRLIRKKNYPEIKNKLWGNMLWSPSYFAGSCGGAPLSIIKQYIEQQQRPH; from the coding sequence ATGCAAGTTAATAACGATGTAAGAACAGGAAGATATTGCGTTTTTAATCTTCATGTTCATTTGGTCTTTGTAACAAAATACCGTAGAGATGTTTTCTCCGGAAGGGTATTAATTGATTTGGAAGAAATATTTAAAAACGTGTGTTTGGATTTTGAAGCAGAATTGGTGGAATTTAACGGTGAGCATGATCATATTCACCTTTTAGTTAACTATCCACCAAAAATTGCTATTTCTAACTTGGTAAATAGTTTGAAAGGCGTTTCAAGCCGACTTATTCGCAAAAAGAATTATCCCGAAATTAAAAATAAGCTTTGGGGTAATATGCTTTGGAGTCCAAGCTATTTTGCGGGTAGTTGTGGTGGAGCACCACTCTCGATTATTAAGCAATATATTGAACAACAGCAAAGACCGCATTAA
- a CDS encoding DUF4124 domain-containing protein — translation MRHILLPALLFVLSIVAQAQIYKWVDKNGHMQYSDLPPPSDVTQDNRGLSIQSMPPRFDDNNKTNTGKSLSEEKLEFEKRQLARREAENKRQIEAEENKKKCNEAQGRLKIFRESPRLTIPDGKGGIVYVDSHMRDEKIEKAKKNIAAYCN, via the coding sequence ATGCGACATATCCTGCTGCCAGCGCTACTATTTGTATTAAGCATCGTTGCACAGGCTCAAATATATAAGTGGGTTGATAAAAATGGTCATATGCAATATTCCGATTTGCCACCGCCATCAGATGTCACCCAGGATAACAGGGGGCTCAGTATTCAATCGATGCCACCGCGATTCGATGACAATAATAAAACTAATACTGGAAAAAGTTTGTCTGAAGAAAAGTTGGAATTCGAGAAACGACAGCTTGCCAGGCGAGAAGCTGAGAATAAACGACAGATTGAGGCTGAAGAAAATAAAAAGAAGTGTAACGAGGCTCAAGGTAGATTGAAAATATTCCGGGAGTCACCCCGCTTGACTATACCTGATGGAAAAGGAGGAATTGTTTATGTTGATAGTCATATGCGGGATGAGAAAATAGAAAAGGCGAAAAAGAATATCGCGGCCTACTGCAACTAA
- a CDS encoding uracil-DNA glycosylase family protein, with protein MSRMPFSSLLVEVLACTACKAHLPLDPRPILQLDPEASILIAGQAPGRRAHNSRIPFNDASGNRLREWLGITYETFYDPKQIAILPMGFCFPGSGQSGDLPPRPECAPIWRTALLRHLRHLKVTLVLGQYAQTYYFNEANLSVTNRVKAWRTHWPHIIPLPHPSPRNNLWLRRNPWFEADVLPALQVHLSNILAQRLLQKPPPKVI; from the coding sequence ATGTCCAGAATGCCCTTTTCATCTTTATTAGTTGAAGTGCTGGCCTGCACAGCCTGTAAAGCCCATTTACCGCTCGACCCTCGGCCAATCCTTCAACTGGATCCAGAAGCAAGTATTCTGATTGCGGGGCAAGCACCCGGCAGAAGAGCTCATAACTCAAGGATACCGTTCAATGATGCTAGCGGGAATCGCTTACGTGAATGGTTGGGCATAACATACGAAACCTTCTATGACCCCAAGCAGATCGCTATTTTACCGATGGGTTTTTGCTTCCCCGGTTCAGGACAATCGGGAGATTTGCCCCCCCGACCCGAATGTGCCCCTATTTGGCGCACAGCGCTTCTCAGACACCTGCGACATCTGAAAGTTACTCTAGTGCTCGGGCAATACGCGCAAACATATTATTTTAACGAAGCGAATCTTTCTGTCACTAACCGGGTTAAAGCATGGCGCACCCACTGGCCGCACATAATCCCGCTACCACATCCAAGCCCGAGAAACAATCTTTGGCTACGCCGGAATCCGTGGTTTGAAGCCGACGTACTTCCAGCGCTTCAGGTACATCTGTCAAACATACTTGCTCAGAGACTTTTACAAAAGCCCCCACCGAAAGTTATATAA
- a CDS encoding IS5/IS1182 family transposase, producing MRAFAKASLNQIDDLIDWASIEKAIGQHYAPATDVTGRPAYSGLLLLKMLLVGIWHDGLSDEAVEDMANANLYVMRFLGLSLEDDVPDHSVLSRFRTRLTAAQAWDNLLEQINQQVHALNVTVKTGCHIDASITHSPRKPKTKPPYEVVNDREERDDESSAQATMRVIEVNQPGVDTDARWVRKGGKSMFGYKQHTLVDDNGLVVVETTAINQRGFCKRL from the coding sequence GTGAGGGCTTTTGCAAAAGCCTCTCTGAATCAAATTGATGATCTGATTGACTGGGCATCCATCGAAAAAGCGATTGGTCAGCATTATGCGCCCGCAACTGATGTTACGGGTCGCCCAGCCTATTCAGGATTGCTCTTGCTTAAAATGCTGTTGGTTGGTATCTGGCATGACGGCCTCAGTGACGAGGCAGTTGAAGATATGGCTAATGCCAATCTGTACGTCATGCGCTTTCTAGGCCTGTCTCTGGAAGACGATGTTCCCGATCATTCAGTGCTGTCTCGTTTCAGAACACGCTTAACAGCTGCCCAGGCATGGGATAATCTGTTGGAACAAATCAATCAGCAAGTCCATGCACTTAATGTCACTGTCAAAACAGGCTGTCACATTGATGCCAGCATCACACATAGCCCACGTAAACCGAAGACTAAGCCGCCCTATGAAGTGGTCAACGACCGCGAAGAGCGAGATGATGAATCCTCTGCCCAAGCGACCATGCGAGTCATCGAAGTCAATCAACCCGGTGTAGATACAGATGCTCGTTGGGTAAGGAAAGGTGGTAAATCTATGTTTGGTTATAAACAACACACGTTGGTTGATGATAATGGTTTGGTGGTGGTTGAGACCACTGCTATCAATCAACGAGGCTTTTGCAAAAGACTCTAG
- a CDS encoding IS30 family transposase, protein MNHYKQLTREQRYQISGLKKAGLSQSQIADEVGVHKSTISREFRRNKGRRGWHPKQAQELRDERRKNCANAQRHSLLEWTEVERLIRQDMSPEQASQRLALEGGLPISHESIYLHIYADKRRGGDLWRHLRCQKPRRKRYASGQERRGTIKNRIGIDERPVIVEQKSRIGDWEGDTVIGKNPRGALVTLAERRSRYILAARVLDKHALGVTAAVTRLLRPHKGKCYTMTFDNGKEFAEHQTIAAELNADVYFAHPYHSWERGLNENSNGLLRQYFPKGMELVEATQEQVQWAVDRLNHRPRKVLGFRTPFEVFFGKTVRYIKSPLGVALRN, encoded by the coding sequence ATGAATCACTACAAGCAGCTCACCAGAGAGCAACGATACCAGATTTCTGGCTTGAAGAAGGCAGGTTTGAGCCAATCACAAATTGCGGATGAAGTGGGCGTACACAAGTCGACGATTTCTCGGGAATTCAGACGGAACAAGGGTCGACGTGGTTGGCATCCCAAGCAGGCTCAGGAATTACGGGACGAACGTCGAAAAAATTGCGCCAATGCACAGCGTCACTCATTGTTGGAATGGACGGAAGTTGAGCGATTGATTCGACAGGACATGAGTCCGGAACAAGCGTCACAGCGGCTTGCTCTGGAAGGCGGGTTGCCGATCAGCCATGAATCGATCTACTTGCACATTTATGCAGATAAGCGCCGTGGTGGCGACCTGTGGCGGCACTTGCGCTGTCAGAAGCCGCGCAGGAAACGTTACGCGAGTGGTCAAGAGCGCCGAGGCACAATCAAGAACCGGATTGGCATTGACGAACGTCCGGTGATTGTGGAACAGAAGAGTCGCATAGGCGACTGGGAGGGCGACACCGTGATCGGCAAGAACCCCCGAGGCGCATTGGTCACATTGGCCGAAAGGAGGTCGCGCTACATTCTGGCAGCCCGAGTTCTCGACAAACATGCGTTGGGTGTGACGGCGGCAGTAACGCGGCTACTGCGCCCTCACAAAGGGAAGTGCTACACCATGACATTCGACAATGGGAAAGAGTTCGCGGAGCATCAAACCATCGCGGCGGAACTCAATGCGGATGTTTATTTCGCCCATCCCTACCATTCATGGGAGCGTGGCTTGAATGAGAACAGTAATGGGCTACTGCGACAGTATTTCCCCAAGGGGATGGAATTGGTTGAGGCTACTCAAGAACAAGTGCAATGGGCGGTGGATAGACTCAACCATAGACCACGCAAAGTGCTTGGATTCAGAACCCCGTTTGAGGTATTCTTCGGAAAGACGGTTCGCTACATCAAATCACCGTTAGGCGTTGCACTTCGAAATTGA
- a CDS encoding RnfH family protein, which translates to MENHDKQYIDIEVAYALPRNQILKRLSVPAGTTVTRAIILSEIITLFPDIDLAKNKLGIFSQFVDPETILRHRDRVEIYRAVIVNPKEMRRKRAMKKTTQNT; encoded by the coding sequence ATGGAAAACCATGACAAACAATACATAGACATCGAAGTGGCCTATGCATTACCCCGTAACCAGATACTTAAGCGATTAAGTGTGCCGGCAGGGACAACCGTAACGCGAGCAATTATACTTTCTGAGATAATCACTTTGTTTCCGGATATAGACTTGGCAAAAAACAAGTTGGGTATATTCAGCCAATTTGTAGATCCTGAAACGATCCTACGCCATCGTGACCGTGTCGAGATTTATCGAGCGGTTATTGTTAATCCCAAGGAAATGCGAAGAAAACGAGCAATGAAAAAAACAACACAAAATACATAG
- a CDS encoding type II toxin-antitoxin system RatA family toxin, with product MAEIKKSVLVEYSASQMFALVDAVEDYPEFLPWCGGASVEPQNEKITHATVKINYLHVKHSFTTENTRHPPELIEMTLLDGPFQHLDGHWRFIPLSDDACKIEFRLHYTFSHALLEKLVGPVFYMIANSFVEAFIERAGTVYGKP from the coding sequence ATGGCAGAAATAAAAAAATCAGTTTTAGTTGAATATTCAGCAAGCCAGATGTTTGCTCTGGTTGATGCGGTTGAAGACTATCCAGAGTTTCTTCCATGGTGCGGCGGCGCATCAGTGGAGCCACAGAACGAGAAGATAACGCATGCAACAGTAAAAATTAATTATCTTCATGTTAAACATAGTTTTACTACCGAGAACACGCGCCATCCACCCGAATTAATTGAGATGACATTACTGGATGGCCCTTTTCAGCATCTCGACGGCCACTGGCGCTTTATTCCATTATCAGATGATGCTTGCAAGATAGAGTTCCGTTTGCATTACACTTTTTCTCATGCACTACTGGAGAAACTGGTGGGACCAGTGTTCTATATGATTGCCAATAGTTTTGTGGAAGCTTTCATCGAACGCGCAGGTACAGTCTATGGAAAACCATGA
- the smpB gene encoding SsrA-binding protein SmpB, whose translation MSIVQNKKAYHDYFIEEKYESGMVLEGWEVKAIRAGRVQLKEAYVVIRKGELYLIGCHISSLPTASTHILPDPVRTRKLLLHIEQIKRLIGKVERSGYTLVALDMHYKAGRIKLEVGLAKGKKQHDKRESEKQKEWERDKQRLMRDK comes from the coding sequence ATGAGCATCGTCCAAAATAAAAAAGCTTACCATGATTATTTTATCGAAGAAAAATACGAATCAGGTATGGTGCTTGAAGGTTGGGAAGTCAAAGCAATCCGTGCCGGGCGAGTTCAATTAAAAGAAGCCTATGTTGTCATCCGGAAAGGAGAATTATACCTCATTGGTTGCCATATTAGTTCCCTACCAACTGCATCGACTCATATCCTCCCTGATCCAGTACGGACTCGCAAGTTATTATTGCATATTGAGCAAATAAAACGACTTATCGGAAAGGTTGAACGTTCCGGTTACACTTTAGTTGCACTAGATATGCATTATAAAGCAGGTAGAATTAAGCTGGAAGTGGGATTAGCTAAGGGTAAGAAACAACATGATAAACGTGAATCTGAAAAACAGAAAGAATGGGAACGTGATAAGCAGCGACTCATGCGTGATAAATAG
- the guaA gene encoding glutamine-hydrolyzing GMP synthase, with translation MHQKILILDFGSQYTQLIARRVRETSVYCELHPYDISPQFIKDYDPKGIILSGGPASVTEDETPRAPQIVFELGIPVLGICYGMQTMAAQLGGTVETARIREFGYAEVSTATDGSLLQNIQDRTNTKGQNILDVWMSHGDKIVTLPPGFKIMAYNTATPIAAMADETRQFYGIQFHPEVTHTLQGKAIIEHFVHDICNIDYSWNMPNYAEEAIGKIRSAVGNDKVILGLSGGVDSSVAAALIHRAIGKQLTCVFVDNGLLRLNEAKQVMDIFTRNLDVTVTQVDASHEFFKYLQGVSDPETKRRIIGREFVEVFQRESAKITDAKWLAQGTIYPDVIESAGSKTNKAHTIKSHHNVGGLPETLHLQLLEPLRELFKDEVRELGLALGLPREMVFRHPFPGPGLGVRILGEVKHEYAELLRQADAIFIEELHLSGWYEKTSQAFAVFLPVKSVGVMGDGRTYDYVVALRAVQTQDFMTANWAELPYSLLSKVSNRIINEVRGINRVVYDISGKPPATIEWE, from the coding sequence ATGCACCAGAAAATTCTTATTCTAGACTTTGGTTCTCAATACACACAATTAATTGCGCGGCGTGTGCGAGAAACCAGTGTCTATTGCGAACTACATCCTTACGATATCAGTCCACAATTCATTAAAGACTATGATCCTAAAGGAATCATCTTATCGGGTGGCCCCGCATCGGTCACCGAAGATGAAACACCCCGTGCACCACAAATTGTATTTGAGCTAGGCATTCCGGTATTGGGCATTTGCTATGGTATGCAAACGATGGCAGCACAATTAGGTGGCACGGTTGAGACCGCCCGGATAAGAGAATTTGGCTATGCTGAAGTATCCACAGCAACAGACGGCAGCTTATTACAGAATATTCAAGACCGGACTAACACTAAAGGTCAGAATATTCTGGATGTCTGGATGAGTCACGGTGACAAGATCGTAACATTACCACCTGGCTTTAAGATCATGGCATACAATACGGCCACCCCTATTGCGGCAATGGCGGATGAAACACGTCAGTTTTATGGCATTCAATTTCATCCTGAGGTTACCCATACCTTGCAAGGCAAAGCGATTATTGAACATTTTGTTCATGATATCTGTAACATCGATTATAGCTGGAATATGCCCAATTATGCGGAAGAAGCGATTGGCAAAATTCGCTCTGCCGTGGGTAATGATAAAGTCATTCTAGGTCTATCAGGTGGCGTTGATTCATCTGTAGCCGCTGCATTAATACATCGAGCAATTGGCAAACAATTAACTTGCGTATTTGTAGATAATGGCTTGCTTAGGCTCAATGAAGCCAAACAAGTCATGGATATTTTCACAAGAAATCTAGATGTTACGGTTACTCAGGTTGATGCCAGTCACGAATTCTTTAAATATCTCCAAGGTGTCTCGGATCCAGAAACAAAACGACGAATTATCGGGCGAGAATTTGTAGAAGTATTTCAAAGAGAATCGGCCAAAATTACCGATGCGAAATGGCTTGCGCAAGGAACAATTTATCCTGATGTCATCGAATCTGCCGGTAGCAAAACAAATAAAGCACATACTATCAAGTCACACCATAATGTAGGTGGTCTACCCGAAACACTGCACCTGCAGTTACTCGAACCATTGCGTGAGCTATTCAAAGATGAAGTTCGCGAACTCGGATTGGCTCTCGGTTTACCCCGCGAAATGGTTTTTCGCCACCCTTTCCCCGGACCCGGCCTAGGCGTCCGTATTTTAGGTGAGGTGAAACACGAATATGCTGAGTTACTAAGACAAGCAGATGCAATCTTTATTGAAGAACTGCATCTTTCCGGCTGGTATGAAAAAACGTCTCAGGCATTTGCGGTATTCTTACCAGTAAAATCCGTAGGCGTCATGGGTGATGGACGCACCTATGACTATGTTGTAGCACTAAGAGCCGTTCAAACTCAGGATTTTATGACGGCTAACTGGGCGGAACTTCCCTACTCCTTATTAAGTAAAGTTTCTAATCGCATCATCAACGAAGTACGTGGTATTAACCGCGTCGTTTATGATATTTCAGGTAAACCACCCGCTACGATTGAATGGGAATGA
- a CDS encoding COX15/CtaA family protein produces the protein MQKPIAIWLLICGVMVFAMVVVGGVTRLTHSGLSIVEWQPIVGTIPPLSQGDWDELLEKYQETPQYQKINKGMSLDEFKGIFWWEYFHRLLGRAIGFIFFIPFVYFLVRKKIDRPLGMKLTGIFVLGGLQGLMGWYMVMSGLVDNPHVSQYRLTAHLGLAFVIYAAILWVAMGLLSPKNHDQQDRNSLLNLRRFSIGLTSLIFIMILSGGFVAGIQAGLAYNTFPLMNGYLIPPDLFLLEPWYRNFFDNITTVQFDHRLIAWLLAILVPVFWFKARKYPFSGSARLACHFLLVMLMIQISLGIGTLLLAVPLPLAAAHQAGAMLLFTAALWMSHQLR, from the coding sequence ATGCAAAAACCGATTGCTATTTGGCTGTTAATTTGTGGTGTCATGGTATTTGCCATGGTGGTTGTAGGTGGCGTTACACGATTGACGCATTCAGGCCTCTCTATCGTTGAGTGGCAGCCTATTGTTGGTACGATTCCTCCATTAAGTCAAGGTGATTGGGACGAACTCCTCGAAAAATACCAGGAGACACCACAGTATCAGAAAATAAACAAAGGAATGAGCCTGGATGAATTTAAAGGTATATTCTGGTGGGAATACTTTCACCGCTTATTGGGACGTGCTATCGGATTCATATTCTTTATTCCTTTTGTTTATTTCCTAGTGAGAAAGAAAATCGATCGCCCGCTAGGAATGAAGTTAACTGGCATTTTTGTATTAGGCGGGTTACAAGGATTAATGGGTTGGTATATGGTAATGAGTGGATTGGTGGATAATCCACATGTGAGCCAGTATCGGCTGACAGCGCATCTGGGGCTGGCATTTGTTATTTATGCGGCTATACTCTGGGTGGCTATGGGATTATTATCTCCAAAAAATCATGATCAGCAGGATAGAAATAGCTTATTAAATTTACGTCGATTTTCTATTGGATTGACGAGTCTCATTTTTATCATGATTCTGTCCGGTGGTTTTGTTGCCGGTATTCAAGCTGGATTAGCCTATAATACTTTTCCGCTTATGAATGGTTACTTAATACCACCAGATCTGTTTTTATTAGAACCCTGGTATCGTAATTTCTTCGATAATATAACAACAGTGCAATTCGATCATCGCCTCATTGCCTGGCTACTGGCGATTCTGGTGCCTGTTTTCTGGTTTAAAGCAAGGAAATACCCATTTTCTGGTTCTGCGCGCTTGGCATGCCATTTTTTGCTTGTTATGTTAATGATACAGATTAGTCTGGGTATAGGAACTTTATTGTTAGCGGTTCCACTGCCTTTAGCAGCTGCACATCAAGCAGGTGCAATGTTACTTTTTACTGCTGCACTTTGGATGAGTCACCAATTGCGTTAG